TCAGCTTGCAGCTTCGGATGGGCGCACGCCGATGCTGCTCTATCGTCGCCACCGAATGCGCGAGCGATGTCCGCTCGCGCAACCATCGTCGGCAATGACCCGCTGGCGAATAGGCTGTGCTCCATCGGCGCCGCTACCCCACGCAGGCCTCGGACGCGCGCGCTGGTCGGTCGAGCTGGTTCGCCAGCGGGGTGGCAATCCTTTTTCTCTTGAGCTGGAGGCGTGCGATGACACGGGTTGCCTCGCTCTGCCTTGCCCTTCTGCCGATCGAGCGGTTGCGACAGGCGGAGCGGTCCGTCAGGCCGCGTGACGTCCAGCCGGTCGACCTCAGTCCACGCCTCCCCGGCGCCATCGACGATAATCCCGGTGCCTGCTCGGTCCCTCGCGGAGGCGGCTGGCGGCCGGGTGCGCGGTGGGCGCGTGATGAGCAGCTGGGCGATCGGCCGACATCAGAACAGATCGATGCGTTGCCATCGCATCAGCGTCCGACGATGCGGGTGCTCGGCAGACGCAGCGAAGCGGCCGGCCACCCGTTTCGCGCGATGCCATCGGACGACGGCGCACCCCCGTCTGCACCGCTGCTCGCGTCGAACTGGCCCAGTCCTCAACAGCGACCGACCATCCTCGTCCTGCGGACCGGTCAACGCGATGTCGTTACGTCGGTCTGTCCGCTGGCCGCTACGCTGGGTCTGCGGCCCGGCATGGCGGCTGCGCATGCCCGGGCACTCGTCGCCGATCTCGATGTCCGCGATGCCGAGCCGGATGCTGATCGCGCCTGGCTCGATCGGCTCGCGCTTCACGCCGTCGCACATTGGACCCCGACGGCATCGGTCAGCGGCCCCGATGGACTGTGGCTCGACCTCTCCGGGGCGGCTCATCTATTTGGGGGAGAAGAACGCTTTTGTCGGCGTTTGCTGCGCTTTTTGAGACGCATCGGCTTCACAGCGACGATCGCCATCGCGGGCACGCCGGGAGCGGCCCACGCTCTGGCCCGCTTCGTCGGGGCGTCGATGGTCATCCTGCCCCCTGGATGCGAGACCGAAGCGATCGCCGATCTGCCGCTGATGGCTCTGCGCCTCCAGCCCGAAGCGCTGGAGGCAGCGGCCCGCTTTGGGCTGGAGCGCATCGCCGATCTCTATCCAATGGCGCGGGGACCGTTGGCCCGACGTCTGGGCATATCCACTGTCGAGCGCCTGGACCAGGCGCGGGGCACGCTCGCCGAGCCCATCATGCCTGTCGTGCCGTTCGAAGCGCCGCGCGTTGAACGACGCCTGCTCGAACCGATTGGCACAGCCGAGGCCATCAACCAGGTGATCGGCGACCTTGTCGATGATCTGGTGAGTGTGCTGCAGGCACGTGGGTTGGGCCTGCGGACTGCTATTCTCAAATGCCGCGTCGTCGACCGCAGCGATCAGCGCGTGGCCATCGGAACGGCTCGCGCCACCCGCGATCCAAGGCATCTCAAGCGGATGTTCGCGATGCGGGTCGAGCGCATCGATCCGGGTCTGGGGATTGAGGCGATGAGCCTGATCGTTCCGCGGGTCGAGGATCTGGGGGCAGAGGCGCTCTTGGCATCGTTCGGGGACCGTGAGCGCCCCCGCGATATCGCGCCACTTGTCGATCAGCTCGGTGGCCGTGTCGGCCCCGACGCACTGTTCCGTGTCGGGGCGGTCGAGAGTGACGTGCCGGAACGCGGTGTGCGGCGACTGAATCCGACTGCGATGCCGGTTGGGTGGCCTGGCTGGAAGCGTCCGGCTCGTCTGCTCAACCGGCCGGAACCGCTTGCGCATGTTGTCGCCCTGCTGCCCGATCATCCGCCGCGGCGCTTCAACTGGCGGGGCACGGCCTATCACGTCGTAGCGGGTGACGGCCCCGAGCGCATTCATGGCGAATGGTGGCGACGACCCGGCGAATTGTGGGCGGTGCGCGACTATTTCCGGGTCGAGGCCGAAGGGGGTGCGCGCTTCTGGATCTTCAGGCGCGGCGATGGCGTCGACGCGCCGACCGGAGATCTTAGCTGGTACATGCACGGACTGTTCGGCTGATGGCGACCTATGTCGAGTTGCAGGTCGCGAGCCATTTCTCCTTCCTGCGCGGCGCTTCGTCCCCCGAGGAATTGTTCGAGGCTGCGGCGCTGCAGGGGCATAGCGCGCTCGGTCTCGCAGACCGGAACAGCGTTGCCGGGGTGGTGCGGGGCTGGGACGGCCAGAAGGCAACGGGCGTGCGCATGATCGCGGGCGCCCGCGTCGATCTCATCGACGGTCGCGCGCTGCTTCTCTATCCGACCGATCGCATGGCCTGGGGTCGGCTAACCCGGCTGCTGTCGATCGGTAAGGCCCGCGGCGGCAAGGGCCGCTGCCTGCTCGAATGGAGCGATGTCACAATTCATAGCGACGGATTGATTGCGATCCTCGTCCCAGACATCGTGGACGTAGCGGCTAAGGCCGCCCTGGCCGACCTGCGGCAGGTTTTCGGCGATCGCGGTTTTCTCGCGTTATCACTGCGCCGACGGCCAGATGATCTGGTGCGCCTCCATACACTGGACGCGATGGCGCGCGCTGCTGGCGTGCGATCGGTCGCGACAGGCGACATCCTATATCATTGCCCCGAGCGTCGCCCATTGCAGGATGTGGTGACCGCAATCCGCGAGAAGACAACGATCGATGCGCTGGGCTTCCGGCGCGAACGCTTCATGGATCGCAGCCTCAAGTCACCTGAGGAGATGGAGCGGCGCTTTTCCGCCTTTCCCGACGCCATCCAGTCGACCGCCGACATTGCGGCGCGCTGCGCCTTCGATCTGGGCGAAATCCAATATCAATATCCCTATGAGGAGGTTATGGCGGGCCGCACCGCGCAGGAAGCGCTGTCGGCGCTGACCGAAGAAGCAGCGGCGCGGATGTTTCCCGCCGGGCTTCCACAAGCCTATCGCGCGCAGATCGACCACGAACTCCGGCTGATCGCGGGTCTCGGTTACGCACCCTATTTTTTGACCGTAAACGCAATCGTTGCCGAGAGCCGGCGGCGCGGCATCCTGTGCCAGGGGCGTGGATCGGCGGCGAACAGTTGCGTCTGCTACCTGCTCGGGATCACCTCGATCGATCCGATCAAGCATGAACTGCTATTCGAGCGCTTCGTGTCGGGCGAGCGCAAGGAGCCGCCAGATATCGACGTCGACTTCGAGCACGAGCGGCGTGAGGAAATCATTCAGTGGATCTACGACCATTATGGTCGTCAGCACGCGGCGCTGACCGCCGTCGTCACCCGCTATCGAACGCGCGGCGCGGTCGCGGAGGTGGGCAAGGCGCTCGGCCTGCCGCGTGATCTCACCAAGATGCTCACCGGCCTGGTCTGGGGCTGGTCGGTTGACGGCATCCGTCCCGATCAGATCGAGAGCCTCAATCTCAATGCCGATGACCACCGCCTCAAGCTTACGCTCGAACTGTCGCGCCAGCTGATCGGGACGCCCCGCCACCTCTCGCAGCATCCCGGCGGTTTTGTGCTGACCCAGGATCGGCTCGACGATCTCGTGCCCATTGAACCCGCCCGCATGGTCGACCGCCAGATCATCGAATGGGACAAGGATGACATCGATGCGCTGAAGTTCATGAAGGTCGATGTGCTGGGTCTGGGCATGCTGGGCTGCATGAACCGCGCCTTCAACCTGTTGGAAGAGCATAAAGGGGTGCGGGTCGGCATGGCCGACCTGCAGGATGACGACCCGGCCGTCTATGGCATGATCCAGAAGGCAGACACGCTCGGCGTGTTCCAGATCGAAAGCCGCGCGCAGATGACGATGCTGCCGCGGATCAAGCCCAAGGAATTTTACGATCTCGTGATTGAGGTCGCGATCGTCCGGCCAGGGCCGATTCAGGGCGATATGGTTCATCCCTATCTCCGTCGGCGCGAGGGCAAGGAGCAACCCGAATATCCCAAGCCCGAACTGGAGGCGGTGCTCAGGAAGACGCTCGGCGTGCCCCTGTTTCAGGAACAGGCGATGAAAGTGGCGATTGTCGGCGCTGGCTTCACGCCGGTAGAGGCCGATCAGCTGCGCCGCGCGATGGCGACGTTCAAGCTTACGGGCGGCGTCAGCCATTTCTATGACAAGCTCGTCGGCGGGATGGTCGAACGTGGCTATCCCAGGGATTTCGCCGAACGAACTTTCAAGCA
The Sphingomonas crocodyli genome window above contains:
- a CDS encoding Y-family DNA polymerase; translation: MTRVASLCLALLPIERLRQAERSVRPRDVQPVDLSPRLPGAIDDNPGACSVPRGGGWRPGARWARDEQLGDRPTSEQIDALPSHQRPTMRVLGRRSEAAGHPFRAMPSDDGAPPSAPLLASNWPSPQQRPTILVLRTGQRDVVTSVCPLAATLGLRPGMAAAHARALVADLDVRDAEPDADRAWLDRLALHAVAHWTPTASVSGPDGLWLDLSGAAHLFGGEERFCRRLLRFLRRIGFTATIAIAGTPGAAHALARFVGASMVILPPGCETEAIADLPLMALRLQPEALEAAARFGLERIADLYPMARGPLARRLGISTVERLDQARGTLAEPIMPVVPFEAPRVERRLLEPIGTAEAINQVIGDLVDDLVSVLQARGLGLRTAILKCRVVDRSDQRVAIGTARATRDPRHLKRMFAMRVERIDPGLGIEAMSLIVPRVEDLGAEALLASFGDRERPRDIAPLVDQLGGRVGPDALFRVGAVESDVPERGVRRLNPTAMPVGWPGWKRPARLLNRPEPLAHVVALLPDHPPRRFNWRGTAYHVVAGDGPERIHGEWWRRPGELWAVRDYFRVEAEGGARFWIFRRGDGVDAPTGDLSWYMHGLFG
- a CDS encoding error-prone DNA polymerase, which encodes MATYVELQVASHFSFLRGASSPEELFEAAALQGHSALGLADRNSVAGVVRGWDGQKATGVRMIAGARVDLIDGRALLLYPTDRMAWGRLTRLLSIGKARGGKGRCLLEWSDVTIHSDGLIAILVPDIVDVAAKAALADLRQVFGDRGFLALSLRRRPDDLVRLHTLDAMARAAGVRSVATGDILYHCPERRPLQDVVTAIREKTTIDALGFRRERFMDRSLKSPEEMERRFSAFPDAIQSTADIAARCAFDLGEIQYQYPYEEVMAGRTAQEALSALTEEAAARMFPAGLPQAYRAQIDHELRLIAGLGYAPYFLTVNAIVAESRRRGILCQGRGSAANSCVCYLLGITSIDPIKHELLFERFVSGERKEPPDIDVDFEHERREEIIQWIYDHYGRQHAALTAVVTRYRTRGAVAEVGKALGLPRDLTKMLTGLVWGWSVDGIRPDQIESLNLNADDHRLKLTLELSRQLIGTPRHLSQHPGGFVLTQDRLDDLVPIEPARMVDRQIIEWDKDDIDALKFMKVDVLGLGMLGCMNRAFNLLEEHKGVRVGMADLQDDDPAVYGMIQKADTLGVFQIESRAQMTMLPRIKPKEFYDLVIEVAIVRPGPIQGDMVHPYLRRREGKEQPEYPKPELEAVLRKTLGVPLFQEQAMKVAIVGAGFTPVEADQLRRAMATFKLTGGVSHFYDKLVGGMVERGYPRDFAERTFKQIEGFGSYGFPESHAASFAKIAYASCWMKHHHPDVFCAALLNAQPMGFYAPAQIVRDARDHGVEVRPVSVNDSHWDCSLEPTRGRYHAVRLGFRQVRGLANLHGAAIVSARGPSPYSSIEEIWRRAGVPRAAIERLAEADAFHAIAEDRRQGLWKVKGLGEAPLPLFAAADEREARFSPEGREPGVELRSLTAGREVVEDYRALQLSLRGHPLAFLRSQLDDMRIVRCADLATIRDGRNVEVAGVILVRQRPGSAKGVLFVTIEDETGVAQGIVWPDRFEIYRRQVMSASMIAMRGRVQKEGDVIHIICDRVTDHDDMLRSIGRMDFTVAPGRGDGAKNGSGPDPRDPTWPPRGRTLSYPSFNAVPDEEELLRIRSHDFH